Proteins found in one Thermodesulfobacteriota bacterium genomic segment:
- a CDS encoding TldD/PmbA family protein: MSGLIGVDLIERIKVLVSEMVLESQINLDNCHYIDVRIGVNETRFAVAQKGAPREGREERQMSFSVRSIAGDRLKASGYFASHLGTSDLRRLDDVIRKGVRHAWKRALANASYKAEMKGVFGELGESIHSTILAPVEVHNDTVVIPFKDDPRSVTLECIVREAVGASESIEKLYDSGGYNLVHVTTSLVRELFVSSEGALIDQTFPLTEGFVYVVVGDEANYDHLGARCGWEAIHGENPFGRTLHEFAVDLGNETIELSKAEVLNSTAKEAVVVTDPHFNALLVHEIIGHPVEADRALKMETAYAGRSWLLKSLENNQVGKKVASDLVTAYSDTSLPGYGNYKYDGEGVLGKRVVHIDKGIFKGFLNSRETAVILDEEPNGAMRATHSYFVPLVRMTNTVFAPGDRNPDDIIREVDDGYYLVSHHTPSIGESRENFSISARRVYKVEKGELVKLYRSGGMTSDSRDYLMSIDAVGNDFRLFPMPNCGKGVPMQALRVGNGGPTLRGRARLTGGR, from the coding sequence ATGTCAGGCCTAATCGGCGTTGATTTAATCGAACGGATAAAAGTCCTGGTTTCCGAAATGGTCCTGGAATCTCAAATAAACCTGGATAACTGTCACTACATAGATGTGAGGATAGGGGTGAATGAGACCAGGTTTGCCGTGGCTCAAAAGGGCGCTCCAAGGGAAGGGAGAGAAGAACGGCAGATGTCTTTCAGCGTAAGGTCCATCGCCGGCGACAGGCTTAAAGCCTCCGGCTACTTTGCCTCTCATCTGGGCACTTCTGACCTGAGAAGACTGGATGATGTGATAAGGAAAGGGGTAAGACATGCCTGGAAACGAGCGCTGGCAAACGCTTCGTACAAAGCGGAGATGAAGGGTGTGTTTGGAGAGCTTGGAGAATCGATACACAGCACCATACTCGCCCCGGTTGAAGTTCACAACGATACGGTGGTTATCCCATTCAAGGATGACCCCAGAAGCGTAACGCTCGAGTGCATAGTGAGAGAAGCAGTCGGAGCATCCGAGTCCATTGAAAAGCTTTATGATTCAGGTGGCTATAATCTGGTTCACGTTACTACCTCGCTGGTAAGAGAGCTTTTTGTGTCGTCCGAAGGGGCACTGATCGACCAGACCTTCCCACTCACCGAAGGGTTTGTTTATGTCGTCGTCGGAGACGAGGCTAACTATGACCACCTTGGAGCCAGATGCGGATGGGAAGCGATTCATGGAGAAAATCCTTTTGGTAGGACCCTACATGAGTTTGCAGTAGACCTGGGGAATGAAACAATAGAGCTCTCCAAGGCCGAAGTTCTCAACTCAACTGCAAAAGAAGCGGTGGTGGTCACCGACCCGCATTTCAATGCGCTTCTCGTGCACGAGATTATCGGCCACCCGGTGGAAGCGGACAGGGCGCTCAAGATGGAGACAGCATACGCCGGAAGGAGCTGGCTGCTAAAGAGCCTGGAAAATAACCAGGTGGGCAAGAAGGTAGCTTCCGACCTGGTAACGGCGTATTCCGATACGTCGCTTCCGGGTTATGGAAACTATAAATACGATGGAGAGGGGGTCTTGGGAAAGAGGGTAGTTCATATCGACAAGGGGATATTCAAGGGATTTTTGAACAGCCGGGAAACCGCGGTGATACTGGACGAGGAGCCAAACGGCGCCATGCGTGCCACCCATAGCTACTTTGTTCCGCTGGTGAGAATGACCAACACCGTGTTCGCCCCGGGTGACAGGAATCCGGACGACATAATTAGGGAAGTCGACGACGGATATTACCTGGTGTCACATCATACACCTTCCATCGGAGAATCCCGGGAGAATTTCAGCATATCGGCAAGACGGGTGTATAAGGTCGAGAAGGGTGAGCTGGTGAAGCTATACAGAAGCGGGGGAATGACCTCCGATTCGAGGGATTATCTCATGAGCATAGATGCCGTGGGAAACGATTTTAGGCTTTTCCCCATGCCTAACTGCGGAAAGGGTGTCCCTATGCAGGCTCTTCGTGTGGGAAATGGTGGTCCTACCCTGCGCGGCCGGGCCAGGCTTACCGGCGGGAGATAG